From a region of the Alnus glutinosa chromosome 1, dhAlnGlut1.1, whole genome shotgun sequence genome:
- the LOC133851503 gene encoding aspartic proteinase-like isoform X1, whose protein sequence is MRISVETCMSMGIKWLLVALCIWASSDSLVSTTSSDGLIRIGLKKRSLDLKSINAARITSREVFQPRGHGDTNGNFNDLNADIVYLKNYRDTQYYGEISIGTPRQSFTVVFDTGSSNLWVPSSKCIFSIACYTHSKYRARLSHTYTKIGMHCKIPFGSGFISGFFSQDNVKVGDFLIKDQEFVEVTREGFLTFLATEFDGVLGLGFQDTAARLVTPVWYNMFVQRHISQQIFSFWLNRDPTAKLGGEIVFGGIDWRHFRGDHTYVPLTRRGYWQIEVGDILIENYSTGLCKGGCAAIVDSGTSLLAGPTTIVTQINHAIGAAGVVSLECKAVVFNYGNMIWEYLIEGIRPEIVCVDLGLCFYNGSRYVSTGIASMVQNRTWEGSSVDESAFCTFCEMIVFWIQVQLKQEKTKEKVFKYVNELCERLPNPMGKSFINCDNIAAMPYVSFTIGNKSFPLSPEQYTLKVEESCATVCLSGFIALDVPPPQGPLWVLGDIFLGAYHTVFDFGNLRIGFAKAA, encoded by the exons ATGAGAATATCCGTTG AGACGTGCATGAGCATGGGGATCAAGTGGCTTCTAGTCGCACTCTGTATATGGGCTTCTTCAGATTCCTTGGTTTCTACAACTTCCTCTGATGGGTTGATCAGAATTGGTCTAAAGAAGCGTTCTTTAGACCTTAAGAGTATAAATGCTGCAAGAATTACCAGTAGAGAGGTTTTTCAACCTAGAGGTCATGGGGATACGAATGGTAATTTTAATGATCTGAATGCGGATATAGTATATCTGAAGAATTATCGTGATACTCAATATTATGGAGAGATTAGTATTGGTACTCCCCGGCAAAGCTTTACTGTTGTCTTTGATACTGGTAGCTCCAATCTTTGGGTTCCATCTTCAAAATGCATCTTTTCT ATTGCTTGCTATACCCATTCTAAGTACAGGGCCAGGCTATCCCATACCTATACAAAGATTG gAATGCATTGCAAAATCCCTTTTGGTTCTGGGTTCATTTCCGGCTTCTTCAGCCAAGATAATGTCAAAGTTGGAGACTTTCTCATTAAAGATCAA GAATTCGTTGAGGTTACAAGGGAAGGATTTTTAACATTCTTAGCTACAGAGTTTGATGGAGTACTTGGACTTGGGTTTCAGGATACAGCTGCCCGGCTAGTCACACCAGTGTG GTATAATATGTTTGTACAACGTCACATAAGCCAGCAAATTTTCTCTTTCTGGCTGAATCGAGATCCAACGGCAAAATTGGGAGGTGAGATTGTCTTTGGAGGTATTGATTGGAGGCACTTTAGGGGTGACCATACTTATGTCCCCTTGACTCGCAGGGGTTACTGGCAG ATTGAGGTGGGAGACATTCTTATTGAAAACTATTCAACAG GATTATGCAAGGGTGGATGTGCTGCCATTGTTGATTCAGGGACATCGTTACTTGCGGGTCCAACT ACTATTGTCACTCAAATCAACCATGCCATTGGAGCAGCAGGAGTCGTGAGCTTGGAATGTAAAGCTGTCGTTTTTAACTATGGGAATATGATATGGGAATACTTAATAGAAGGA ATACGACCTGAGATAGTATGTGTGGATCTTGGACTCTGTTTTTACAATGGATCTCGTTATGTAAG CACTGGTATTGCATCAATGGTTCAAAATCGAACCTGGGAGGGATCTTCAGTTGATGAGAGTGCTTTCTGTACTTTCTGTGAGATGATTGTCTTCTGGATTCAAGTACAACTTAAACaagagaaaacaaaggaaaaagttttTAAATATGTGAATGAG TTGTGCGAGAGGCTCCCGAATCCCATGGGAAAGTCATTTATCAACTGCGATAACATTGCAGCCATGCCCTATGTTTCATTCACAATTGGAAACAAATCCTTCCCCCTCTCCCCAGAGCAG TACACGCTTAAAGTTGAAGAAAGCTGTGCCACTGTCTGCCTTAGCGGGTTTATTGCTTTGGATGTGCCTCCTCCTCAAGGTCCCCTCTG GGTTCTTGGAGACATATTCTTGGGTGCATACCACACAGTGTTTGATTTTGGTAATCTTAGGATCGGATTTGCAAAAGCTGCATAG
- the LOC133851503 gene encoding aspartic proteinase-like isoform X2: MSMGIKWLLVALCIWASSDSLVSTTSSDGLIRIGLKKRSLDLKSINAARITSREVFQPRGHGDTNGNFNDLNADIVYLKNYRDTQYYGEISIGTPRQSFTVVFDTGSSNLWVPSSKCIFSIACYTHSKYRARLSHTYTKIGMHCKIPFGSGFISGFFSQDNVKVGDFLIKDQEFVEVTREGFLTFLATEFDGVLGLGFQDTAARLVTPVWYNMFVQRHISQQIFSFWLNRDPTAKLGGEIVFGGIDWRHFRGDHTYVPLTRRGYWQIEVGDILIENYSTGLCKGGCAAIVDSGTSLLAGPTTIVTQINHAIGAAGVVSLECKAVVFNYGNMIWEYLIEGIRPEIVCVDLGLCFYNGSRYVSTGIASMVQNRTWEGSSVDESAFCTFCEMIVFWIQVQLKQEKTKEKVFKYVNELCERLPNPMGKSFINCDNIAAMPYVSFTIGNKSFPLSPEQYTLKVEESCATVCLSGFIALDVPPPQGPLWVLGDIFLGAYHTVFDFGNLRIGFAKAA; encoded by the exons ATGAGCATGGGGATCAAGTGGCTTCTAGTCGCACTCTGTATATGGGCTTCTTCAGATTCCTTGGTTTCTACAACTTCCTCTGATGGGTTGATCAGAATTGGTCTAAAGAAGCGTTCTTTAGACCTTAAGAGTATAAATGCTGCAAGAATTACCAGTAGAGAGGTTTTTCAACCTAGAGGTCATGGGGATACGAATGGTAATTTTAATGATCTGAATGCGGATATAGTATATCTGAAGAATTATCGTGATACTCAATATTATGGAGAGATTAGTATTGGTACTCCCCGGCAAAGCTTTACTGTTGTCTTTGATACTGGTAGCTCCAATCTTTGGGTTCCATCTTCAAAATGCATCTTTTCT ATTGCTTGCTATACCCATTCTAAGTACAGGGCCAGGCTATCCCATACCTATACAAAGATTG gAATGCATTGCAAAATCCCTTTTGGTTCTGGGTTCATTTCCGGCTTCTTCAGCCAAGATAATGTCAAAGTTGGAGACTTTCTCATTAAAGATCAA GAATTCGTTGAGGTTACAAGGGAAGGATTTTTAACATTCTTAGCTACAGAGTTTGATGGAGTACTTGGACTTGGGTTTCAGGATACAGCTGCCCGGCTAGTCACACCAGTGTG GTATAATATGTTTGTACAACGTCACATAAGCCAGCAAATTTTCTCTTTCTGGCTGAATCGAGATCCAACGGCAAAATTGGGAGGTGAGATTGTCTTTGGAGGTATTGATTGGAGGCACTTTAGGGGTGACCATACTTATGTCCCCTTGACTCGCAGGGGTTACTGGCAG ATTGAGGTGGGAGACATTCTTATTGAAAACTATTCAACAG GATTATGCAAGGGTGGATGTGCTGCCATTGTTGATTCAGGGACATCGTTACTTGCGGGTCCAACT ACTATTGTCACTCAAATCAACCATGCCATTGGAGCAGCAGGAGTCGTGAGCTTGGAATGTAAAGCTGTCGTTTTTAACTATGGGAATATGATATGGGAATACTTAATAGAAGGA ATACGACCTGAGATAGTATGTGTGGATCTTGGACTCTGTTTTTACAATGGATCTCGTTATGTAAG CACTGGTATTGCATCAATGGTTCAAAATCGAACCTGGGAGGGATCTTCAGTTGATGAGAGTGCTTTCTGTACTTTCTGTGAGATGATTGTCTTCTGGATTCAAGTACAACTTAAACaagagaaaacaaaggaaaaagttttTAAATATGTGAATGAG TTGTGCGAGAGGCTCCCGAATCCCATGGGAAAGTCATTTATCAACTGCGATAACATTGCAGCCATGCCCTATGTTTCATTCACAATTGGAAACAAATCCTTCCCCCTCTCCCCAGAGCAG TACACGCTTAAAGTTGAAGAAAGCTGTGCCACTGTCTGCCTTAGCGGGTTTATTGCTTTGGATGTGCCTCCTCCTCAAGGTCCCCTCTG GGTTCTTGGAGACATATTCTTGGGTGCATACCACACAGTGTTTGATTTTGGTAATCTTAGGATCGGATTTGCAAAAGCTGCATAG